The nucleotide sequence aatagagataagtatttccctcagtttgagaaccaaggtatcaatctagcaagaggtacaagcaagtctccaatctatgcaccttcacaaacaatcaaacacttgcacccaatgcgataaaggggttgtcaatcccttcacaatcacttgcaaggatgagatctgatagagatagatataaaatattacaaaaacataaaataaagtaaaaccaaataaattgcagcaaggtatttttgggttttttggttcatagatttgaaaatatatggtggaaaatagaccctggggccataggtttcactagaggcttctctcttgaaagaaaacatacgatgggtgaacaaattactgtcaagcaattgatagaaaagcgcaaagttatgatgatatccaaggcaatgattatgaatatagacatcacgtccgtgtcaagtagatcgaaacgattctgcatctactactattactccacacatcgaccactatccatcatgcatctagagtattaagttcatgagaacgacgccttaagtaagatgacatgatgtagagggataaactcaagcaatatgatgaaaaccccatctttttacccttgatggcaacaatacaatatgtgcctcgctacccctactatgtcactaggtgaggacaccgcaagattgaacccaaaactaagcacctctcccattgcaagaagaaccaatctagttggccaaaccaaactgataattaaatgaaaaatacaaagatatcaaatcatgcatataagaatccgGAGAAGATTcaagtaatattcatagataatctgatcataaatccacaattcatcggatctcgacaagcacaccacaaaagaatattacatcgaatagagctccaagaacatcgaggagaacattgcattgaagatcaaagagagagaagaagccatctagctactagctatggacccttagatttgaggtaaactactcacgcttcatcgtaagggcaatagagttgatgtagaagccctccatgatcgaatccccctccgacaggatgccggaaaaggccccaagatgggatctcgcgggtacagaaggttacggcagctGAAAAGTATTTTGGTCGAagcttctggtcgtttgggaatatttctgaatttataggcaaTGAATTCGGGTTggaggagctccgaggggcccacaaaaCCTCAGGgcgccctcccctagggcgcgcccatgaggcttgtggcctcctcgggactcttctgacttcatctccaagtcctacgtgtgtcttctggtcaaTCATCACGAAAATTTTATtccgttggactccgtttgatattccttttctgtaaaaccccaaaacaaggaaaaaatagaaactgacactaggctctaggttgataggttagtttcaaaaataatctaaaatagcatattaatgcatacgaaacatccaaaacagataatataatagcatggagctataaaaaattatagatacattggagacgtatcagccatcagCGAGAAGCCCAGGTCCTGGCCCAAGCTAGCACATACGACGCCATGTCCATGGCCACCGACGCCGATCCGCCCAGCAACGCAATAGTATcacgaccaccaccaccgaccGGCGCACCCGCGAGGGGGGCCAGAGCAGCACCCGCGAGCACAACCCGGACCGCACCCCACCTCACCTACCCGAAGCAAGCTCTCCGATCTGCCTCGCCCCCAGATCCGGTTTGCCCAAGCACAAACCCTAGGTTGTTGCCACCTTGACGCACACGCCGTTGCCCCATACCCAGGAGAAGGGAGGTTGTCACCGCCGCCCACACCCCGCCGCCAAGCAGCAAACGTCATGCCGCACCCACACTAGTGATTTGGGCATCCCCGAACCACCACCAGCAATCCCAACCGAAGCACCGAAGATCCGCAGCAGAGGCTAGCCAAGGCCAGAACCAATAGCCGCAGGGGATCCACTACCAAGGCCGACAATCGCCGCTCGAGGCTAGCCCCACGCCACCACATGCGCCGGCGGCCAGATTTGGCCGTGCCAGCCCGCGCCGCTCGGCCACAATGGGTGCGCTCCGAGCAGCCCCCCCGCGCAGCCACCAGGAGGCACCGCGGGCGCGCACACGCAATAGATCCCGTTGTGGCCGCCCGCATCCACGTCCCATCGCAGCGTGCCGCTGTCCACTGAGTAGACCGCCCGCGCCAGATCTCGTcggtcaaggaggagaaggccatgtcgccgccgacgccgaccgggctttgcccggcgatgGCGAGGAGGAGAGGACGGAGGAGAGGGGCGGCCCCGGCGGCTCTAGGGTTTCCCCCATGGTTGCCCACAGGAGCGACACTAGAGGGGGGAGGGTAGTAGGCGGTCATTGTTTCCTTGCATTTTCCCGGTAGAGCATCAAACACCTGGGCAGGCCGCCGGTTACTGACCGGTATGATTTTTCGACCTAGATGGACGCCTCAAACAGGCCTCAAACGCCCAGGCtggccggcacccctcatatccagcccaattatggggcggatatgggggcgcccagGCGCACCCCGCCACGTAGGACTGACGAAGGGGTCCCATCCAGAAATGCCCTGAAACCCGGAGGTCCGAAGCTCGTCTCCTCCGTCTGACCGGTGACGCGGAGTGGCGCAGCTCCGGCGGGATGCATAGTGTCTAGACCGGCTATTTAAGTCGACCAGCAGCACAAAAACCCTACCGTCCATCCACATTTTCCTCCTCCTGTCCTCCGTCGCCGCCACTTTCCACTCCACCTGTCCGCCTAGTAGTCATCCCCCACACCGCTGGGTGAGGAGCGAGCCATTTCTAACGCTGGAGCATTGGCTCGAGCTCCTTGAGCATATCCAGGCTAGGCGCGAAGCCCTGATTGTCGCAGGGCTACCTCCAGATGCAGTGGAtctggaggaggagttggaggaggaggtggtggaggaggacggggaggacgaggaggaggcggttgaggaggaggaggtgattgagccagaggaggaggatgtgggggacgtTGGCGAAGCGGATCTGTAGGCGGAGCAGCAAACCATCCTCGATTCCCTCCAGTCGGAGTCGGTTGCAgaggccagacgtcgtcactggTAGGAGATGGAGGCGCAGCAGGCTGTGGAGGAGGCGAAGAtgctcgcctacatggatgaggtcgagcaggaggaggatgaaCAGGAGGAGGATGAGGTCGAGCAGTAGGAGGATGACCCGTCCGTCCAGCAGGAGCCCGGCACCGTCGTCGTGGACATCTCCGACAACGAAAAGTAGCTATGGTAGTACATAATATATAGTACATaggatttcttttgcatgtttTATATGGATCTAGGGGTTGAAATATGAGAGAGGCGGAAGCGGAGTGGCTAATTTGAGGCATGATCGGCCATTGTCCGCAGACACGCCCGgtcgcgtccgcgggcgtttgctGGGCCATATTTGCAAAGTCCGGATGTAGATGCTCTTAGTCATACTTTTATATGTACGTTTTAGAGAATCTTTTATTTATACTTGAAAGATGGCCGTGCATTGCAGTGAGATTATATTATGTTTATAAATTCTAAAAGGAATTGCTAATTCGTTTATGATTTGGAAGTTTGTGCACACGCTACCGAGGAACCTTCATGATCCAAGCTAGCAAAAGTCCAGTGGATATATAAGGGTTTTTTTTTCAGAAGAAAATTGATACCAGGTCTAGTGGACGAAGAAGGCGAGACCAACAGACATTATAAAATTTTCTCGAAAATGAGGTTGgaatccccggcctctgcatccaaAGATGCACACAACCACAGACCTTGAAAAGTAGTCACCATCATCTTCCGAATTCTTTGGAAAAAGGAATATTCACTCAAATTGACGAATCTTTACTCCGGAAGTTTCTCAGGAGTAATTATAGTGAATTCTTGTGAGAGAAATCAACCCTTGCCCTAAACTGCAACATTGATCTCCTGTTCACCTCACCAAACGCAAAAAAAGGCTCCCATTTTCTCTAAGCTGAAAGGTCCAACCTATCCCAATCCAATGCAAAGGTGCGTTACCCACTCGAGAGGGCAAGTAAGATAATTCAAAACATAGTATCTCATCGTGACTAGTTTACCACGTCGTCCAAACCGAAAGCAGAAAGAGTTAATTCTTTTCCACAATTATTCCTTACCAAAACCTAGGAGAGGTGATTTTCGAGTGTACTCTACCGCCACCTCTCCTCAGTTGCTAGGTTCCCCACCCCCACACACCCCCTCTCTGCCACTGACTCTACCGGTGTGGGTGTACGGGGAGATCCGGATCTAATGGATGTAGTTGTAGGTTTCACCTGATTATGCGCTCTTAGGAAGGTTTCCGTTGTCCATCGCCTTGGACCATCTGAGTGGTGGTGGCGGCGATGCTCAATGAAGTATTGTCTGGTAGCTCGCCGTTGTTGATGGCGGCGGTGGCAATTTGGTGAGTAAGGTTCCGTTGAGTCACCCCATTCCGCGGTTCACCTGCACGGCATCGATGCTTAAGGGTGTATTTTTCATGTCAGTCATTATGATCGATGACTTGTGGTCCACATGGTTGATTAGTGCGGCGGCATGGCAACAATTCGTTTGCAGCATGAAGATGGTCGACTCCCAAGGACTCCTAAGGTCTGCATGGTTGATTAGTCCGGCGGCATGCCAACAACCCCTTTTGCAACATGAAGATGGTTTATTAGTGCGGCGGCAATACCAAATTGCCAACAATCATGTTAGTGCTCCTAGTTTGGTAAATAGATTTGAGAGTTCTTCcacaaagaaaaaaacaaacatAGACAAATTTGAAGACAAAAAAATCCACAATACCCAACGAGATATCATGTTTGTGCTCCTAGTTTGGTAAATAGATTTGAGAGTTCTTCcacaaagaaaaaaacaaaacatagaaaaaattgaagggCAAAAAAATCCACAATACCCAACGAGATATTAGCAGTACCACACAAGTTAAGGGATTGGACGGTTCCGCAACATAGGTTGAGCACACATTTTCCGACATCATCCTAGCATTATACCATAACTAGTCCTTGGGGACTGGGAATCCCCTCAAAATATATAGTTGTGTGCTGGCAAGATTATTATAGAAATTTGGCATCATGGTGTACTACATTTTCAATGGGCAACGAGAAAGTCGCATGTTTTATCAACCAACTGTTCAGTAAGTACAGTTAAGTCTTGGAAGAGTTAAGAAACAATACATAAATCAAGACTCATGAATGGCACACATAGTTTCCTAGGTTTGCACGAAGTGTTAGTTCAATTGATGATGCAATATCCACCTACAACACGACCTAAAAATGTAGCAAGGTCAAGAGAATGAAGGTGATACCAACACACCTTaggatgtactcccttcgttcctaaatataagatcttttagagattccactatatactacaacggatgtatatagacatattttagagtgtaggttcactcattttgctccatatgtagtctatagtggaatctttaaaatgtcttatatttaggaactgagggagtattTGGTTGGGCTTAACTTTGGCTTTTGCACTTTGCCTTATAAGACAAAAATCACATGTTTACGTGTTTTTGCATTTGACTTTTGGATTATACAATAGACATAAATTGGTGCAATAGTCCATAAATATGTTTTTAGCGGAATATCCCATAAATGTGGGGAGGGAAATGCTCCCGGGTGAATAGCACTGCAAAAAAGGTGGTaaactatttaaaaaaatattgaattttttttGTGGATGTTCGTGTTAGTGTTGCAAGCATGGTTGACAATTTTCATGCGCAACGAAGCAGTAGTGTTTCGTCGGTGAAAAACAAATTTGGGGTAACATTTGGTGTTCAAAATTGTTTTTCacaggccaaaatgtttaatcttTTTGCCAAAAAAATTGCAGATAACATTTGGATGCAACTATAAATACATAAAAAAACTGTTGGGATTTTTTGACATTTGAAAAATTATTTTTCGCATGCAGGAGCGCGTGCTCCCGGGAGCCAAATTGGATTTCCAATAAATATGTGCTTTTTGGCTTATAATCGAGAGTGCTAAGCCCACCAAACACCCGGGCATCAACATCGTCTTCCAcaacactactccctccgtctcagtttacaagtcctgcgcgtatacctaggttgccaattttatcatcctaatataaactatataacataaaaattatacggtttgaaaatagaacatctgaattttatattggtatattttgtaatatatgacttgtattaggttggtcaaattgacgatctaggggtacgcgcacgctctgtaaactgagagagaggaagTACTTGAAAAAAGTATTTATTCTTTGAAAACGAATATATCCTCTCAAATTTACGACTCGTTACTTGGGCAGTTGGGCTGCTTCTCGGATCACTTTGATTGCAGGGGATTCTTGTGAGAGAAATCAAACACCAAAACTGCCCACATTTTTTTAGTTTCCCTAAACCACTACATTGATCTCCTGTTCACCTcacgaaacacacacacacacacacacacacacacacacacacacacacacacacacacacacacacacacacaaaacaaacAAAAAGTGTCCCATTACTAAGCCGAAAGGTCCATCATGTCCTAATCCAATGCAAAGGTGTGTTCCCACCTGAAGAATACAAGAATGATATTTTAAGGTAAAGTATATCGTTGGGTGACTAGTTTAATTCAAGAATGATAATTCAAATTATTCAAAGCAAAAGCATAAGGATTTAATCTTTTTCACCAACCATTTCTCTTCAAACCCTAGGAGAGCCAACCTCTGGGCACACATCGTCACCACCTCTCCTCCACCCGCCCCATCCCCCTTCTCTAGCTTTGTCACCGTGGGGGTATGAGGAGGCTGGGAACTATTGGATAGAGTTATAGCTTTCACCCGATTAATGGCTCGAAGGTAGGTTTTAGTTATCCGTCGCTTCGGACACATGGAGCAAGATGATGCAATACCATCTGCACAACAGCTAAAAAATGAAGCAAGGTTCGGCGAATGAAGAAGGCGAGGCCAACACACATTTAAAAGTCATGGTCATCATCTTCCAAAGTAACACTTCAAAAACATATCTATTCTTTTAAAAAGCGGATGTATCCACTCATCGATGAATAATACTTTGGCAGCTTCTCCGAGGCACTTAAATTAGACGGATTATTGGGAGAGAAAGCAACCTTGTCCTGAGCCGCAACATTAATCACATGTTCATTACATCAAACACCAAAAAATCTCCTAAATGCACGTTCCCAATTGAAGAATACATGAAGGATGATTTGAGGGAGCGTCTCCGTCCACTCTGAATCAAAAAATTCTCAGCCAAATTTATAAATTTGTTAATACAAACTGGAAACAATACCTACCCTACTGTAAAGAACTGTCCATTCGTGGTAAGAAAAGATTGTAAAAACTGTACCGTTTTGTTTTCATCATAGCTCAGAAAGATGAAAAACTTGAATGGATATCAATGTCTAGATTCATGGATCTAATAAATGTCAAGATAGACGGTCCTTATGTTGCTGAGATTTATAGATTTTCATGTCCGCTTTTTCTTATAAATTGGACCAGCTCTCTTCTTCTTAATGAAATGCATGAATCCCTGCCTCTTTCGAGGTGTTCTCGAAAAGAAAAGTTGCTGAGATTTACCTAATACTCAGTCAACTTAGAATTAGCAAACCTGGTAGTAATTTAAATGGCATGGTTAGAGCAAccatttcgtccgccgccgtccgtttgGAACGGCACGAACAAAAGTggaggcccaacgcgccgacccaaacccaaaacgcgttcgcgccgacgcatttgcggcccaaatttgcgccccaaatgcgtcggcgcggacgcggaaCGGATGCCACACGCGCTTTCTCGGTATCCGCCTCGGCCCCACCTGGCGGTCGCCCAACTACCTGTCACCTTGCCGGCCAGCTTAATTTATGACCCCGGGCCCACGCGTTAGCGGCGGtggtcgtccttttttaagccgatCGTGTGGCGGGGTCGTCCTCATCCACTTCCCATCCCCATCTAGGCCACACTcgctccctcgtcgccggcaagcaaaccctagccaccacagTCGTTCAAATGGGGCTCTTCTCCAATGTCGGCAGCAGTAGCAAGTCGaagggcaagccccccccccccccccgtccccttCCCCGCGGAGTTCATCCCGCCTCCGCGTGCGTCGGCTCACAGGCAGATGCGGCGGGTGAACGTGCCCGTGCACCAGGCAGAGTGGCACTGGCGTCACCGCGTGCCTCTGCCGTACCCCGACGTCATcctgccgcacgactggcatctggatccggagaggatcccagtgccggcggcgccgcggtcggctagggcgcacgcggaggaggtgcgtTGCCGGCGGGCGCtcctgacgccggagcagcgccaCGACCAGGCCTACGACtccgactcgcccaactgggcgcgctggttcgccttcgagcacgaggatgCGAGGTAGCGGGGCGCGCGCGAGGTTGACCACAGCTTGCTGCCGCCGCCGCTCATCGTCCGCGAGGAAGACCAGGTGGCAGaggacgcctaccaggcggcccttgcgtcCGTCTACCAGGAGAGTGAGAAGGACAAGCGACGCAGGGCGAAggcggcagaagaagaagaggctcggtacgaggcggccatggcgcaggCCATGGCCTTCTCCGCAGCCGGCGACTGcgtggtgccgccggtggccccgtcgttccctccccgccgcctcgccaagGTCGAACCGCAGCCGGAGCTGGAGCCCATtgagcgctactcctggacgggagtagtgcgcgagtgggcCAGGGCGCTTCCGGTCTGGCTGGGGGTGACGCCGGAGCAAGAGGCGGCGTACCTCGAGCACTGGCGCCAGATCCGGATGGCCGAGGAGCGCCGCGACGgcgagtacctcgagatgctcgagcgcgacgccgaggccgagcagctcgaggccgaggaggaggcgcgccaggccgcggcGGCACTGCCAGTGCCGGCACAGCCCGCACCCGACATGACTGcgctctggaacacggcgttcaGCTGGGTCGGTCCGGCGCCGgcgctcatcgacctcacggaccccATGGACGACGCCGTCGCCGCCTAGAAAGCGCGTCGGCGTGTAGTTTTTAGTTtgattttatttttattaaatgctaatgtggacgcgtggactcccGCCGGCCTTCGTGgtcggctttaatgtttaattaatgtattTTCTATGTGAAATATGCACGCATTCAAAAAAGATTGCGTCGTCAAAATGGATCGCGCCAGCGTTGGGCGCACGCGCCGATCTAAACACGAAAGCAGACGTTCGTGTACGTCTGACCGATTCAAATAGATAAAAAACGGATAAAATCGTAGTAGTCGGCCCGTTGAAGTTGCtcgtactactcctactagtttaCAACATCGTTCACACCAACGATGGAAAACGTGGGCAAAAGATTCCCCAAATACCCAACGAGATTTGGaatctcctcccctcccctctccgTGTGGACATATTACACCTCAGCGTTTGACCCTCGCGAGTCGACGGCGGCACCTCAACTCCCTCCCTGCCTGAATCCCCATCCATTAAAAAGAAAAGATCCACCAGACGAACGCACTCCTGCAGCcacacgcgcgccggccgccaTCGCCATGACCAGCCCCATCATCCCGCGAACCTCAACCCCCTCCCTGCCTGCCTGAATCCATCCCCATCCATTAAAAGGATCCACCGGACGCACGCACTCCCGCAGCCGCAGCCACACGCCGCCATCGACATGACCAGCCCCATCATCCCGCGGACCGATGACGGCGGCCAGGCCGCGGCCACGAGGGTGGGCCGCCTCAACGCCGCGGTGGAGCGGTCCTGGGTGGGGCGGCGCTTCCGCCTGGCCGCGCGCGGGACCACCTTCACCACCGAGCTCCGCGCCGGCACCACCACCTTCCTCACCATGGCCTACATCCTCGCCGTCAACGCCTCCATCCTCTCCGACTCGGGCGCCACCTGCTCCGTCGACGACTGCGCCTCCCCGTCCCCCGCCTGCAAGTTCCCGCCCGTCGACCCGGGGTACGCCGCCTGCCTCTCCCGCGCGCGCCGCGACCTCAtcgtcgccaccgccgcctcctccgtcATCGGCTCCTTCATCATGGGCGCCTTCGCCAACCTCCCCATCGCGCTCGCTCCCGGCATGGGCACCAACGCCTACTTCGCCTACACCGTCGTCGGCTTCCACGGCTCCGGCACGCTCTCCTACCGCAAGGCGCTCGCCGCCGTCTTCATCGAgggcctcgtcttcctcctcatctCCCTCGTCGGCCTGCGCTCCAAGCTCGCTCAATTGATCCCCAAGCCCGTGCGGATCGCGTCGTCCGCGGGGATCGGGCTGTTTCTGGCCTTCATCGGGCTGCAGAGCAACCAGGGGTTCGGCCTCGTCGGGTTCAGCACGTCCACGCTGGTCACGCTCGGCGCGTGCCCGGCCTCGCAGCGCGCGTCCGTGGCGCCGGTCATGACGTTCCCCAACGGCACGGTGGCGCTGATGCCCGGCGGCACGGTCTCCGGCGGCATACTCTGCCTCTCTGGCCGGATGACCTCCCCGACCTTCTGGCTCGCGGTGGTCGGCCTCCTCATCATCGCCTTCTGCCTCATCAAGAACGTCAAGGGCGCCATGATCTACGGCATCCTCTTCGTCACCTTCATCTCATGGCCGCGCAACACCGCGGTCACCGCGTtcccggacacgtccgccggcgacGAGAGCTTCAACTACTTCAAGAAGGTGTTCGACGTCCACCGCATCCAGTCCACGGCCGGCGCGCTCGACTTCAGCGGCATCGGGCACG is from Triticum aestivum cultivar Chinese Spring chromosome 1B, IWGSC CS RefSeq v2.1, whole genome shotgun sequence and encodes:
- the LOC123107477 gene encoding adenine/guanine permease AZG1, whose amino-acid sequence is MTSPIIPRTDDGGQAAATRVGRLNAAVERSWVGRRFRLAARGTTFTTELRAGTTTFLTMAYILAVNASILSDSGATCSVDDCASPSPACKFPPVDPGYAACLSRARRDLIVATAASSVIGSFIMGAFANLPIALAPGMGTNAYFAYTVVGFHGSGTLSYRKALAAVFIEGLVFLLISLVGLRSKLAQLIPKPVRIASSAGIGLFLAFIGLQSNQGFGLVGFSTSTLVTLGACPASQRASVAPVMTFPNGTVALMPGGTVSGGILCLSGRMTSPTFWLAVVGLLIIAFCLIKNVKGAMIYGILFVTFISWPRNTAVTAFPDTSAGDESFNYFKKVFDVHRIQSTAGALDFSGIGHGYFWEALITFLYVDILDTTGGLYSMARFAGFVDDATGEFEGQYFAFMSDATAIVFGSLLGTSPVTVFIESSTGIREGGRTGLTALTASLYFTAALFITPLLASIPSWAVGPPLVLVGVMMMRAVAEVDWEDMRQAVPAFMTLALMPLTYSIAYGLIGGIASYMLLHSWDWACEAAGRLGCRPRRKVGGGEATRADTPVSNESASGNGEHGKGVSHVELS